Proteins from one Gimesia maris genomic window:
- the folB gene encoding dihydroneopterin aldolase, translating into MPDQIHISDLLLRTIIGINDEEREKKQDVLININMLVDLKTAGRSDDINDAVNYRTITKEIIELVENSHFQLVEKMADEVARICLRDHKVQSVQVQIEKPGALRFARSVGVTVVRTREDVSGV; encoded by the coding sequence ATGCCTGATCAAATTCATATTTCCGACTTGTTGTTACGCACGATCATCGGCATCAACGATGAAGAGCGAGAGAAAAAACAGGATGTGCTGATTAATATCAACATGCTCGTCGACTTGAAAACAGCGGGCCGGTCTGATGATATTAACGATGCCGTGAATTATCGAACGATCACCAAGGAGATCATTGAGCTGGTAGAAAACTCTCATTTTCAACTGGTGGAAAAAATGGCGGATGAGGTGGCGCGGATCTGTTTGCGGGATCACAAAGTTCAGTCAGTTCAGGTGCAGATAGAAAAACCCGGTGCCCTGCGTTTTGCCCGCTCCGTCGGAGTGACAGTTGTCAGAACGCGTGAGGATGTTTCAGGAGTCTGA
- the folK gene encoding 2-amino-4-hydroxy-6-hydroxymethyldihydropteridine diphosphokinase has product MNQVYLALGSNIRAEFHLPQAVRLLTSCGAIIRKSSVWQSQPVGDTNQADFLNAAVLLETACDAQQIWDEVIPGIEARLLRVRDPLNKNGPRTIDIDLVLFNEEQLQVAHRRVPDPDISSRIFLAVPLAELAPGYCVPGVGKPLSEIAAELQTDHGSVFIRRDDVRL; this is encoded by the coding sequence ATGAATCAGGTTTATCTGGCATTAGGCAGTAATATTCGTGCAGAGTTCCATCTTCCCCAGGCAGTCCGGCTGCTGACAAGCTGTGGAGCAATCATCCGGAAATCTTCTGTCTGGCAGAGTCAACCCGTGGGAGATACCAATCAGGCCGATTTTTTAAATGCGGCTGTTTTGTTAGAAACCGCCTGTGATGCTCAGCAGATTTGGGATGAAGTGATCCCGGGGATTGAGGCCCGGCTGCTGCGCGTGCGAGACCCCCTGAATAAAAATGGACCGCGTACGATCGATATCGATCTGGTACTTTTTAATGAAGAGCAGTTGCAGGTAGCTCATCGCCGTGTTCCTGACCCGGACATCAGCAGCCGCATTTTCCTGGCGGTGCCACTGGCGGAACTGGCTCCGGGGTATTGTGTCCCCGGTGTGGGAAAGCCCCTGTCAGAGATCGCAGCAGAACTTCAGACAGACCATGGATCTGTATTCATTCGCAGGGACGATGTGCGTCTCTAA
- a CDS encoding TadE/TadG family type IV pilus assembly protein: protein MFKRHSRVALNQKQKARRSGLALVELAFVTPVFLVFVYAIFEFGYAYMISNIIQEATQEGAKLGRCEEVTTAQVETKVKALLNTVFDADLAEVMVKDASQFDTPGVDVSQINYKTLPDLELANAQKAQLFLVRVEVPYKDVRLLSSFFVDPVEAAEAAAKEDSMVLSGHSVRRHE from the coding sequence ATGTTTAAGCGGCACAGCCGAGTGGCATTGAATCAAAAACAGAAAGCCAGACGTTCCGGCCTGGCCCTGGTGGAACTGGCATTCGTGACTCCAGTATTTCTTGTGTTTGTGTATGCCATTTTTGAATTCGGCTATGCCTACATGATTTCTAATATTATCCAGGAAGCGACACAGGAAGGTGCCAAGCTGGGGCGGTGTGAAGAAGTGACAACCGCGCAGGTGGAAACCAAAGTCAAAGCCCTGCTGAATACCGTCTTCGATGCCGATCTGGCTGAAGTGATGGTCAAAGATGCCAGTCAGTTTGACACCCCGGGCGTCGATGTATCGCAAATTAATTACAAGACACTGCCCGATCTCGAATTAGCCAATGCGCAGAAAGCGCAGTTATTTCTGGTACGCGTTGAAGTGCCGTACAAAGATGTTCGATTACTGAGCTCGTTTTTCGTGGATCCGGTCGAAGCCGCAGAGGCCGCGGCCAAAGAAGACAGCATGGTTTTATCCGGCCATTCCGTCAGACGTCACGAGTAA
- a CDS encoding TadE/TadG family type IV pilus assembly protein, translated as MQVMRKQSMQSVISTENRRGVAAVEFALIAPVFLALLLGMVAVRKAVHTTTVMDAALAQAGRLASMDAGLKLPAGKTLNDKIILDVRNFLRASGVENDETNLIISITHAEDENGVPLDPMPNPPSTGTDFDLSNSDNRNRLFRIGIEIPEGASNSKLSDIMNLEGSMAKPMSGDPVWDLIMNNGTTKIVN; from the coding sequence ATGCAAGTCATGCGAAAACAGAGTATGCAGTCAGTCATTTCAACGGAGAACCGTCGCGGCGTTGCGGCGGTTGAATTCGCATTAATTGCGCCCGTCTTCCTGGCGTTACTGCTGGGAATGGTGGCGGTACGCAAAGCTGTTCACACTACGACGGTCATGGACGCAGCCCTTGCCCAGGCAGGTCGCCTGGCTTCGATGGATGCCGGTTTAAAACTCCCCGCTGGCAAGACTCTGAATGACAAAATTATTCTGGATGTCCGCAATTTCCTGCGTGCCTCCGGTGTCGAAAATGATGAAACCAATCTGATTATCTCCATCACGCATGCGGAAGATGAAAACGGGGTGCCTTTGGATCCCATGCCGAATCCTCCCAGCACGGGAACAGATTTTGATTTAAGTAATTCCGACAACCGAAACCGGTTATTTCGAATAGGGATTGAGATTCCTGAAGGCGCTTCGAATTCCAAGTTGTCCGATATTATGAACCTGGAAGGTTCAATGGCCAAACCAATGAGTGGCGATCCTGTCTGGGATCTGATTATGAATAACGGTACGACTAAGATCGTCAACTAG